Proteins encoded within one genomic window of Amycolatopsis nigrescens CSC17Ta-90:
- the steA gene encoding putative cytokinetic ring protein SteA, with amino-acid sequence MKLTGLLTKNNEALPGITGVARVDRRTRELLRRIGPGDVVVLDQLDLDRTTADALVAAEVAGVVNASPSISGRFPNLGPEILLGADIPLIDGVGGDVLRGIKDGSKVRLHEGGIYLGERQVASGTVQTRESVADQMIEAKAGMSSQLEAFSANTIEFLRRERTLILDGVGVPEVRVQLKDRHVLVVAPGKGHVHDLKQLKKYIAEHRPVLVGVDAGADSLRAMGYRPDIIVGDPLGIDADTLKSGGEVVVPAQPDGHAPGVGRIQDLGIGAVTFPASGNSEDLALLLADAHQASLVVTVGFQATLREFLDHGRSGSNPSTFLTRLKLGTKLVDGKAVATLHRSRVSVGSIVLLVVAAIVVVVAALLVSDVGDVYLDWAGDTWNSFASWVKGLFT; translated from the coding sequence ATGAAGCTCACCGGCCTGCTCACGAAGAACAACGAAGCCCTCCCGGGTATCACCGGGGTGGCCAGGGTTGATCGCCGCACCCGGGAGCTGCTGCGCCGGATCGGGCCCGGTGACGTCGTCGTGCTCGACCAGCTCGACCTCGACCGGACCACCGCGGACGCGCTGGTCGCCGCCGAGGTCGCCGGTGTGGTCAACGCGTCCCCGTCGATTTCCGGGCGGTTTCCCAACCTGGGGCCGGAAATCCTGCTCGGCGCGGACATCCCGCTGATCGACGGGGTCGGCGGCGACGTCCTGCGCGGCATCAAGGACGGCAGCAAGGTCCGGTTGCACGAGGGCGGGATCTACCTCGGTGAGCGCCAGGTCGCCTCGGGCACGGTGCAGACGCGGGAGAGCGTCGCGGACCAGATGATCGAGGCCAAGGCCGGGATGTCCAGCCAGCTGGAGGCGTTCTCCGCGAACACCATCGAGTTCCTCCGCCGCGAGCGCACGCTGATCCTGGACGGGGTCGGCGTGCCCGAGGTGCGGGTGCAGCTCAAGGACCGGCACGTGCTGGTGGTCGCCCCCGGCAAGGGGCACGTGCACGATCTGAAGCAGCTCAAGAAGTACATCGCCGAGCACCGGCCGGTGCTGGTCGGGGTGGACGCCGGCGCGGACTCGCTGCGGGCGATGGGCTACCGGCCGGACATCATCGTGGGCGACCCGCTCGGCATCGACGCGGACACGCTCAAGAGCGGCGGTGAGGTGGTGGTGCCGGCGCAGCCGGACGGGCACGCGCCGGGCGTCGGCCGCATCCAGGACCTCGGCATCGGCGCGGTCACCTTCCCGGCATCGGGCAACTCGGAGGACCTCGCGCTGCTGCTGGCCGACGCGCACCAGGCGAGCCTGGTGGTGACCGTCGGGTTCCAGGCCACCCTGCGCGAGTTCCTCGACCACGGCCGGTCCGGCTCCAACCCGTCCACCTTCCTCACCAGGCTGAAGCTGGGCACCAAGCTGGTGGACGGCAAGGCGGTCGCGACCCTGCACCGCAGCCGGGTGTCGGTCGGCTCGATCGTGCTGCTGGTGGTGGCCGCGATCGTGGTCGTGGTGGCCGCGCTGCTGGTCTCCGACGTCGGCGACGTCTACCTCGACTGGGCCGGGGACACCTGGAATTCGTTCGCAAGCTGGGTCAAGGGGCTCTTCACGTGA
- a CDS encoding CTP synthase, whose protein sequence is MGLQPRTTKYVFVTGGVASSLGKGLTASSLGQLLTARGLRVTMQKLDPYLNVDPGTMNPFQHGEVFVTDDGAETDLDIGHYERFLDRNLSGSANVTTGQVYSEVIAKERRGEYLGDTVQVIPHITDEIKSRIMAVAETDGTGLQPDVVITEVGGTVGDIESLPFLEACRQVRHDVGRDNCFFLHVSLVPYLAPSGELKTKPTQHSVAALRNIGIQPDALVCRADRDLPDDLKRKIGLMCDVDTEAVVACPDAPSIYDIPKVLHREALDAYVVRRLGLPFRDVDWTVWGDLLDRVHNPSETVRVAVVGKYIDLPDAYLSVTEALRAGGFAQRAKVEIVWVASDRATTPAGAAAALSDVDGVLVPGGFGVRGIEGKIGAISYARTRGIPVLGLCLGLQCMVIDAARNLAGIEGANSAEFDEDSAHPVISTMAEQRDVVAGERDMGGTMRLGAYPAKLKAGSQVAKAYGSGEASERHRHRYEVNNSYRKQLGAAGLVFSGTSPDDRLVEFVELPVEVHPFFVGTQAHPELKSRPTRPHPLFSAFVHAAVKYRTADRLPVELPESPVGAR, encoded by the coding sequence GTGGGACTTCAGCCGCGGACAACCAAGTATGTCTTTGTCACCGGAGGCGTCGCCTCCTCTCTGGGCAAGGGGCTCACCGCCTCGAGCCTGGGTCAGCTTCTGACCGCTCGTGGACTCAGGGTCACGATGCAGAAGCTGGACCCCTACCTCAATGTGGACCCTGGGACGATGAACCCGTTCCAGCATGGCGAGGTCTTCGTCACCGACGACGGTGCCGAGACCGACCTCGACATCGGGCACTACGAACGCTTCCTCGACCGCAACCTCTCCGGCTCGGCCAACGTGACCACCGGGCAGGTGTACTCCGAGGTGATCGCCAAGGAGCGGCGCGGGGAATACCTCGGCGACACCGTCCAGGTGATCCCGCACATCACCGACGAGATCAAGTCGCGGATCATGGCCGTTGCCGAGACCGACGGCACCGGGCTGCAGCCAGATGTGGTGATCACCGAGGTCGGTGGCACCGTTGGCGACATCGAGTCGCTGCCCTTCCTGGAGGCCTGCCGCCAGGTCCGGCACGACGTCGGCCGGGACAACTGCTTCTTCCTGCACGTTTCGCTGGTGCCGTACCTGGCGCCGTCGGGCGAGCTGAAGACCAAGCCGACCCAGCACTCGGTGGCGGCGCTGCGCAACATCGGCATCCAGCCGGACGCGCTGGTCTGCCGGGCCGACCGGGACCTGCCCGACGACCTCAAGCGCAAGATCGGCCTGATGTGCGATGTGGACACCGAGGCCGTGGTCGCCTGCCCGGATGCCCCGTCCATCTACGACATCCCGAAGGTGCTGCACCGCGAGGCGCTGGACGCCTACGTGGTGCGGCGGCTCGGCCTGCCGTTTCGGGACGTGGACTGGACGGTGTGGGGCGATCTGCTCGACCGGGTGCACAACCCCTCGGAAACGGTCCGGGTGGCCGTGGTGGGCAAGTACATCGATCTGCCGGACGCCTATCTCTCGGTGACCGAGGCGCTGCGCGCCGGCGGGTTCGCCCAGCGGGCCAAGGTGGAGATCGTCTGGGTCGCCTCGGACCGGGCCACCACCCCGGCCGGCGCGGCCGCCGCGCTGTCCGATGTGGACGGTGTGCTGGTGCCGGGCGGGTTCGGCGTGCGCGGTATCGAGGGCAAGATCGGCGCCATCAGCTACGCCAGGACGCGGGGCATCCCGGTGCTCGGGCTGTGCCTCGGCCTGCAGTGCATGGTGATCGATGCGGCAAGGAACCTGGCCGGGATCGAGGGCGCCAACTCCGCCGAGTTCGACGAGGACAGTGCGCACCCGGTGATCTCCACCATGGCGGAGCAGCGGGACGTGGTCGCCGGCGAGCGGGACATGGGCGGCACCATGCGGCTCGGCGCGTACCCGGCGAAGCTGAAGGCAGGCTCGCAGGTCGCCAAGGCCTACGGTTCGGGCGAGGCCTCCGAGCGGCACCGGCACCGCTACGAGGTGAACAACAGCTACCGCAAGCAGCTCGGTGCGGCCGGCTTGGTCTTCTCCGGGACCTCCCCGGACGACCGGCTGGTCGAGTTCGTCGAGCTGCCGGTCGAGGTGCACCCGTTCTTCGTCGGCACCCAGGCGCATCCGGAGCTGAAGAGCAGGCCGACCCGGCCGCACCCGCTGTTCAGCGCGTTCGTGCACGCGGCGGTCAAGTACCGCACCGCGGACCGGCTCCCGGTGGAGCTGCCGGAGTCGCCGGTGGGTGCCAGGTGA
- a CDS encoding NAD kinase, which translates to MTGNREVLLVVHPDRDTTRDAARAVAARFEKAGIRLRVVDEEVRDLIEPDGGIGAPCVVVAPEDNPAAGTELVFVLGGDGTLLRAAELARPAGVPVLGVNLGRVGFLTEADSEALDDAVHRAVDGHYQVEERMTIDVMVTVDGFEVARTWALNEASVEKSSRERILDALIEVDGRPVSSFGCDGVLCATPTGSTAYAFSAGGPIIWPDVEALLVVPSNAHAMFSRPLVVSRNSVITVGIDPDGSSAVLTCDGLRHIELPKGARVQVVCGRVPVRLVRLWNGPFTDRLVHKFSLPVKSWRERHARE; encoded by the coding sequence GTGACCGGAAATCGTGAGGTGCTGCTCGTCGTGCACCCGGACCGGGATACCACCAGGGATGCCGCGCGAGCGGTGGCCGCGCGGTTCGAAAAGGCCGGCATCCGGCTGCGGGTGGTGGACGAAGAGGTGCGCGACCTGATCGAACCGGACGGGGGGATCGGCGCGCCGTGCGTGGTGGTGGCGCCGGAGGACAACCCGGCGGCCGGCACCGAGCTGGTGTTCGTGCTCGGCGGTGACGGCACCCTGCTGCGCGCGGCCGAACTGGCGAGGCCGGCCGGGGTGCCGGTGCTCGGGGTGAACCTCGGCCGGGTCGGCTTCCTCACCGAGGCCGATTCGGAGGCGCTCGACGACGCGGTGCACCGGGCGGTGGACGGGCACTACCAGGTCGAAGAGCGGATGACCATCGACGTGATGGTGACCGTGGACGGGTTCGAGGTGGCCCGCACCTGGGCGCTGAACGAAGCGAGCGTGGAGAAGAGCTCACGCGAGCGGATCCTGGACGCGCTGATCGAGGTGGACGGCAGGCCGGTCTCCTCGTTCGGCTGCGACGGGGTGCTCTGCGCGACCCCCACCGGCTCCACCGCCTACGCCTTCTCCGCCGGCGGGCCGATCATCTGGCCCGACGTGGAGGCGCTGCTGGTGGTGCCCAGCAACGCGCACGCGATGTTTTCCCGCCCGCTGGTGGTCTCCCGCAACTCGGTGATCACGGTCGGCATCGACCCTGACGGCTCGTCCGCGGTGCTGACCTGCGACGGGTTGCGGCACATCGAGCTGCCAAAGGGCGCCAGGGTGCAGGTGGTGTGCGGCCGGGTGCCGGTGCGGCTGGTCCGGCTGTGGAACGGGCCGTTCACCGACCGGCTGGTGCACAAGTTCTCGCTGCCGGTGAAGAGCTGGCGGGAGCGGCACGCCAGGGAATGA
- a CDS encoding TlyA family RNA methyltransferase, which yields MPRRARLDAELVRRGLARSREHASTLIGDGKVLVNGMVAGKPATGVEAGAPILVREADDPNWASRGAHKLLGALEVFGPAGLSVTGKRCLDAGASTGGFTDVLLRAGAATVFAADVGRGLLDWRLRTDERVVVLDKTNVRNLAPERLGGPVDLVVGDLSFISLRLVLPALLACSAGGADLVPMVKPQFEVGKERLGSGGVVRDPELRAAAVLEVLAAAAELGLATRGVVASPLPGPSGNVEYFIWLRHAPDESTVDGVQDVEGLVRAAVAEGPQ from the coding sequence ATGCCCCGTAGGGCGCGTCTCGACGCCGAGTTGGTGCGGCGGGGCCTCGCCCGGTCCAGGGAACACGCGAGCACGCTGATCGGCGACGGCAAGGTGCTGGTGAACGGCATGGTGGCCGGTAAACCGGCGACCGGGGTGGAAGCCGGGGCGCCGATCCTGGTGCGCGAGGCGGACGATCCGAACTGGGCTTCGCGGGGGGCGCACAAGCTGCTCGGCGCGCTCGAAGTCTTCGGCCCCGCCGGTCTTTCGGTGACCGGGAAACGCTGCTTGGACGCGGGCGCCTCCACCGGCGGGTTCACCGATGTGCTGCTCCGCGCCGGCGCCGCCACCGTGTTCGCCGCGGACGTCGGACGCGGGCTGCTGGACTGGCGGCTGCGGACCGACGAGCGCGTGGTGGTGCTGGACAAGACCAACGTGCGCAACCTCGCCCCGGAGCGGCTCGGCGGCCCGGTCGACCTGGTGGTCGGGGACCTGTCGTTCATTTCGCTGCGCCTGGTGCTGCCCGCGCTGCTGGCCTGCTCGGCCGGTGGCGCGGATCTGGTGCCGATGGTGAAACCGCAGTTCGAGGTTGGCAAGGAACGGCTCGGCAGCGGCGGGGTGGTGCGCGACCCGGAGCTGCGGGCCGCTGCCGTGCTGGAGGTGCTGGCGGCCGCGGCGGAGCTGGGGCTGGCCACCCGCGGTGTGGTCGCCAGCCCGCTGCCGGGACCGTCCGGCAATGTCGAATACTTCATCTGGTTGCGGCACGCGCCGGACGAGTCCACTGTGGACGGCGTGCAAGACGTCGAGGGACTCGTCCGAGCCGCGGTCGCGGAAGGGCCACAGTGA
- a CDS encoding HAD-IIA family hydrolase: protein MSDSLLDSYDALLLDLDGTVYHGVNVIPGAAEVLETARERDVPVRFVTNNASKAPVAVAEHLRALGVAGVPSEVNTSAQAAAGVLRDRVAVGETVLVVGTDSLAAEVAAVGLKPVRTVRAGREGIAAVVQGHSPDTGWADLAEACLAIRAGALWVACNADVTLPAERGLLPGNGAMVAALRAATGTEPAVAGKPQTPLFETAAGSAGASRPLVVGDRLDTDIAGAVAAGMDALVVLTGVATPATLLAAVPAERARYLAADLSALTEPAELLAIGPQPGWQVHAEDGALVATGDGAADATALLRVLCGVAWQTGVTTVRASGDHAAAALVELALT, encoded by the coding sequence ATGAGTGACTCGCTGCTGGACAGCTACGACGCACTGCTGCTCGACCTGGACGGCACGGTCTACCACGGCGTCAACGTGATCCCCGGTGCCGCCGAGGTGCTGGAGACGGCACGGGAGCGCGATGTCCCGGTCCGGTTCGTCACCAACAACGCCTCCAAGGCGCCGGTGGCAGTGGCCGAGCACCTGCGCGCGCTGGGCGTCGCCGGGGTGCCGAGTGAGGTGAACACCAGTGCGCAGGCCGCGGCCGGAGTGCTCCGGGACCGGGTCGCCGTCGGCGAGACGGTGCTCGTGGTCGGTACGGACTCGCTGGCGGCCGAGGTCGCCGCGGTCGGCCTGAAACCGGTCCGCACCGTGCGCGCGGGCCGGGAAGGCATCGCCGCCGTGGTGCAGGGTCACTCGCCGGACACCGGCTGGGCCGACCTCGCGGAGGCCTGCCTGGCGATCCGGGCCGGTGCGCTGTGGGTGGCCTGCAACGCGGACGTCACGCTGCCGGCCGAGCGCGGCCTGCTGCCCGGCAACGGTGCCATGGTGGCGGCCCTGCGCGCCGCGACCGGTACCGAGCCGGCGGTGGCGGGCAAACCGCAGACTCCGCTGTTCGAGACCGCCGCGGGATCGGCCGGTGCGAGCCGCCCGCTGGTCGTCGGCGACCGGCTGGACACCGATATCGCCGGCGCGGTGGCGGCCGGGATGGACGCGCTGGTGGTGCTCACCGGCGTGGCGACCCCGGCCACCCTGCTGGCCGCGGTTCCCGCCGAGCGGGCCCGCTACCTCGCCGCCGACCTGAGCGCGCTGACCGAGCCGGCCGAACTGCTCGCGATCGGGCCGCAGCCGGGCTGGCAGGTGCACGCCGAGGACGGTGCACTGGTGGCCACCGGTGACGGCGCCGCGGACGCCACGGCGTTGCTGCGGGTGCTCTGCGGGGTGGCATGGCAGACCGGCGTGACTACCGTCCGTGCGAGTGGCGATCACGCTGCTGCGGCATTGGTGGAGCTGGCCCTCACCTGA
- the recN gene encoding DNA repair protein RecN, translating to MLAEMRIQGLGVIEDALLELHPGFTVVTGETGAGKTMVVSGLHLLSGGRSEASKVRTGSGKAVVEGRFERVGAEQAIRIIGDSGADIDEDGSVIALRSVGSDGRSRAHLGGRSVPVGVLGELAEQLLAVHGQNDQLRLLRPAEQRAVIDRFAGDAVAEPLAEYHAVREQWLRVVAELAERSSRSRELAQQADLLRHGLDEIAAVDPKPGEDTELAEQVNRLAAVDELRAAATGAQAAVSGGADADPDLPGALGLVGEAQRRLAGAEDAVLRELAPRLVEASVLLSDVGAELGHYLDALDADPERLEQVLARQSDLKKLTRKYAADVDGVLAWAEDAGTRLSTMDTSEEALAALAAQRDELATRLAGHAAVLSKARTAAASELAGEITAELSGLAMGQAEIEVTVRQRRAEESDPHALLVDGALAHAGPEGVDDVELLLRAHGGAPALPVHKAASGGELSRVMLAIEVVLAHADTVQTLVFDEVDAGVGGRAAVEIGRRLSRLARSHQVLVVTHLPQVAAFADRHLVVDKGTAQGITRSGVRVLEQSERVLELARMLAGMDGTETGRAHAEELLAVAETDKAAATPKKRSGAARATKKKGGARASGRVS from the coding sequence GTGCTGGCCGAGATGCGTATTCAGGGCCTTGGCGTGATCGAGGACGCCCTGCTCGAGTTGCACCCGGGATTCACGGTGGTCACCGGGGAGACCGGCGCCGGTAAGACGATGGTGGTCAGCGGCCTGCATCTGCTCTCGGGTGGCCGCTCGGAGGCGTCCAAGGTGCGCACCGGCTCCGGCAAGGCGGTGGTCGAGGGCCGGTTCGAACGGGTGGGCGCCGAGCAGGCGATCCGGATCATCGGGGACTCCGGCGCGGACATCGACGAGGACGGCAGCGTGATCGCGCTGCGTTCGGTCGGCTCCGACGGCCGGTCGCGGGCGCACCTCGGCGGCCGTTCGGTGCCGGTGGGCGTGCTCGGCGAGCTCGCCGAGCAGCTGCTGGCCGTGCACGGCCAGAACGATCAGCTCCGGCTGCTGCGCCCGGCCGAGCAGCGGGCGGTGATCGACCGGTTCGCCGGGGACGCGGTGGCCGAGCCGCTGGCCGAGTACCACGCCGTCCGCGAACAGTGGCTGCGGGTGGTGGCCGAGCTGGCCGAGCGCTCCAGCCGCTCGCGGGAACTGGCCCAGCAGGCCGATCTGCTGCGGCACGGTCTGGACGAGATCGCCGCGGTGGACCCGAAACCGGGTGAGGACACCGAACTTGCCGAGCAGGTCAACCGGCTGGCCGCGGTGGACGAGCTGCGGGCCGCGGCCACCGGCGCGCAGGCCGCGGTGTCCGGTGGCGCGGACGCCGACCCGGACCTGCCCGGCGCGCTCGGCCTTGTCGGCGAGGCGCAGCGGCGGCTGGCCGGTGCCGAGGACGCCGTGCTGCGCGAGCTGGCGCCCCGGCTGGTCGAGGCATCGGTACTGCTCTCCGACGTCGGTGCCGAGCTCGGTCACTACCTGGACGCGCTGGACGCCGATCCGGAGCGGCTGGAGCAGGTGCTCGCCAGGCAGTCCGACCTCAAGAAGCTGACCAGGAAGTACGCGGCCGATGTGGACGGGGTGCTCGCCTGGGCGGAGGACGCCGGCACCCGTCTCTCCACAATGGACACTTCGGAGGAGGCGCTGGCCGCGCTCGCCGCGCAGCGGGACGAGCTGGCCACCCGGCTGGCCGGGCACGCGGCCGTGCTGTCCAAGGCCAGGACGGCCGCGGCGAGCGAGTTGGCGGGAGAGATCACCGCGGAGCTGTCCGGGCTGGCGATGGGCCAGGCCGAGATCGAGGTGACCGTCCGCCAGCGCCGCGCGGAGGAGTCCGATCCGCACGCGCTGTTGGTCGACGGTGCGCTGGCACATGCCGGCCCGGAAGGCGTGGACGACGTCGAACTGCTGCTGCGCGCGCACGGCGGCGCGCCCGCGCTGCCGGTGCACAAGGCGGCCTCCGGCGGTGAGCTGTCCAGGGTGATGCTGGCCATCGAGGTGGTGCTGGCGCACGCGGACACCGTGCAGACCCTGGTGTTCGACGAGGTCGACGCCGGGGTCGGCGGCAGGGCCGCGGTGGAGATCGGCAGGCGGCTGTCCAGGCTCGCCCGCAGCCACCAGGTACTGGTGGTCACCCACCTGCCCCAGGTCGCCGCCTTCGCGGACCGGCACCTGGTGGTGGACAAGGGCACCGCGCAGGGCATCACCCGCAGCGGGGTGCGCGTGCTCGAGCAGTCCGAGCGGGTGCTGGAGCTGGCCAGGATGCTGGCCGGAATGGACGGTACCGAGACCGGCCGGGCCCATGCCGAGGAGCTGCTCGCCGTGGCGGAGACCGACAAGGCGGCCGCCACCCCGAAAAAACGGTCCGGAGCTGCGCGCGCGACGAAGAAGAAGGGTGGCGCGAGAGCGTCCGGGCGGGTCAGCTGA
- the aroA gene encoding 3-phosphoshikimate 1-carboxyvinyltransferase codes for MPEPAEPRNTWTAPVAPGPLNAVVQVPGSKSITNRAYLLAGLSSTSTLVRTPLESRDTVLMLDALAAMGGSYQPGPDGVRISPLSTEGDAPVAVALGNAGTVARFTPALAGLGNRAVRFDGDEAIRRRPVAPLLRALSELGVQIEDDGRGAPPFTVHGKGRVRGGKVDLDSSASSQFLSALLLAGPSFDEGVTVRLVGGAPPSEPHIAMTIDLLRRFGAETERDGTEFHVGPARLACPNYTVEPDLSTAAPFVAAAVAAGGTVRVTGWPERTTQPGDWLRSLLTELGQRVELGADGLTVTGTGEIPGVTLDLHEVGELTPVIAALLCFADGPSVISGVAHLRGHETDRLTALATELSGLGGDVTETEDGLRITPAPLHGGEFHTYDDHRLVMAGAVLGLRVPGVQVENPATVGKTFPGFVDAWTTLLHS; via the coding sequence GTGCCCGAACCAGCGGAACCGCGAAACACCTGGACAGCGCCGGTCGCGCCAGGGCCGCTCAACGCGGTAGTCCAGGTGCCCGGCTCGAAATCCATCACCAACCGGGCCTACCTGCTGGCCGGGTTGTCCAGCACCTCGACGCTGGTGCGCACCCCGCTGGAGTCCAGGGACACCGTGCTCATGCTGGACGCGCTGGCCGCCATGGGTGGGAGCTACCAGCCGGGCCCGGACGGCGTGCGGATCTCACCGCTGAGCACGGAGGGTGACGCCCCGGTCGCGGTCGCGCTGGGCAACGCGGGCACCGTCGCCAGGTTCACCCCCGCGCTGGCCGGGCTGGGCAACCGCGCGGTGCGCTTCGACGGCGACGAGGCGATCCGGCGGCGGCCGGTGGCGCCGCTGCTGCGCGCGCTGAGCGAGCTGGGCGTCCAGATCGAGGACGACGGCCGCGGCGCGCCGCCGTTCACCGTGCACGGCAAGGGCCGGGTGCGCGGCGGGAAGGTGGACCTGGACTCGTCCGCGTCCAGCCAGTTCCTCTCCGCCCTGCTGCTGGCCGGGCCGTCCTTCGACGAAGGTGTCACGGTGCGACTGGTCGGCGGGGCACCGCCCAGTGAACCGCATATCGCGATGACCATCGACCTGCTGCGCCGGTTCGGCGCGGAGACCGAACGTGACGGCACCGAGTTCCACGTCGGCCCGGCTCGGCTGGCCTGCCCGAACTACACCGTCGAGCCCGATCTCTCCACCGCGGCGCCGTTCGTGGCCGCGGCGGTGGCGGCCGGCGGCACGGTCCGAGTCACCGGCTGGCCGGAACGCACCACGCAGCCGGGTGACTGGCTGCGGAGCCTGCTGACCGAACTCGGCCAGCGGGTGGAGCTCGGCGCGGACGGGCTCACCGTCACCGGCACCGGCGAGATCCCCGGCGTCACCCTGGACCTGCACGAGGTGGGCGAGCTGACCCCGGTGATCGCCGCGCTGCTGTGCTTCGCGGACGGCCCGTCGGTCATCTCCGGGGTGGCGCACCTGCGCGGGCACGAGACGGACCGGCTGACCGCGCTGGCCACCGAGCTGTCCGGGCTCGGCGGCGACGTGACCGAGACCGAAGACGGCCTGCGGATCACCCCGGCCCCGCTGCACGGCGGCGAGTTCCACACCTACGACGACCATCGCCTGGTGATGGCGGGCGCGGTACTCGGCCTGCGGGTGCCCGGCGTCCAGGTGGAGAACCCGGCCACCGTCGGCAAGACCTTCCCCGGTTTCGTCGACGCCTGGACCACCCTGCTGCACTCCTGA
- a CDS encoding copper transporter encodes MISLRYHIVSIAAAFLALAIGVVLGSTALNGSLLSGLSDEKSNLGNQVADLEAQRNALNARLADADSFAGAMGPKVVQGALDKRSVVLITTEDAKPADRDALRDLVGQAGASVTGEVQLTEAFADPAKADQLRQVVTRLQPAGVQFPTAGDPGTLAGALLGSVLLLNKDSAQPQSTPDELAAALGGLTDGGFVRPSQGVKPAQQAIVLTGGQATGDGAGDRAATVARFSTQLDRAGAGTVLAGDPASAEGTGAVGNARADTSSTSILSTVDNVDTAAGRVTVILALREQLDGKAGRYGIAGNAEAPAPGVDQPGS; translated from the coding sequence GTGATTTCGTTGCGCTACCACATCGTTTCCATCGCCGCGGCGTTCCTGGCGCTGGCCATCGGGGTCGTGCTCGGCTCGACGGCGCTGAACGGTTCGCTGCTTTCCGGGCTCTCGGACGAGAAGAGCAATCTGGGCAACCAGGTGGCCGACCTCGAAGCCCAGCGCAACGCGCTGAACGCCAGGCTGGCCGACGCGGACTCGTTCGCCGGCGCGATGGGCCCCAAGGTGGTGCAGGGCGCGCTGGACAAGCGCTCGGTCGTGCTGATCACCACCGAGGACGCCAAGCCGGCGGACCGGGACGCGCTGCGCGACCTGGTCGGCCAGGCCGGTGCCTCGGTGACCGGCGAGGTCCAGTTGACCGAGGCCTTCGCGGATCCGGCGAAGGCCGACCAGCTGCGCCAGGTGGTGACCAGGCTGCAGCCCGCCGGGGTGCAGTTCCCCACCGCGGGTGACCCCGGCACCCTCGCCGGTGCCCTGCTCGGCTCGGTTTTGCTGCTGAACAAGGATTCCGCGCAGCCGCAGTCCACACCGGACGAGCTCGCGGCCGCGCTCGGCGGGCTCACCGACGGCGGTTTCGTCCGGCCGAGCCAGGGCGTGAAACCGGCCCAGCAGGCCATCGTGCTCACCGGCGGGCAGGCCACCGGGGACGGCGCGGGCGACCGGGCGGCCACCGTCGCCCGGTTCTCCACCCAGCTCGACCGTGCCGGGGCCGGCACCGTGCTCGCCGGCGACCCGGCGTCCGCGGAGGGCACCGGCGCGGTTGGCAACGCGCGCGCGGACACCTCCTCCACCTCGATTCTGTCCACTGTGGACAACGTGGACACGGCGGCCGGCCGGGTGACCGTGATACTGGCGCTGCGCGAGCAGCTGGACGGCAAGGCGGGCCGCTACGGCATCGCCGGCAACGCCGAGGCACCCGCCCCCGGCGTCGACCAACCCGGCAGCTGA
- a CDS encoding NUDIX domain-containing protein, which produces MSEPGSHEFRVAATEDVYLGRVVGLRVDEVVMPGGGTARREVVEHLGAVAIAAVDADGALTLIHQYRHPLGHRLWELPAGLIDHADELPVEAAKRELVEEAGLSAGRWETLVDVAASPGFTDEVVRVFLARDLSEVDREILGEEEADLVVRKVPMAEAVRMALAGELINGATVGGVLAAHAVLSGVAESRPVDAHWPDRPSSFAARLSR; this is translated from the coding sequence GTGAGCGAACCCGGCAGCCACGAGTTCCGGGTGGCCGCCACCGAGGACGTCTACCTGGGACGGGTCGTCGGGCTGCGGGTGGACGAGGTGGTGATGCCCGGCGGCGGCACCGCGCGCCGCGAGGTGGTCGAGCATCTCGGCGCGGTGGCGATCGCCGCGGTGGACGCCGATGGTGCCCTCACCCTGATCCACCAGTACCGGCACCCGCTCGGGCACCGGCTGTGGGAGTTGCCGGCCGGGCTGATCGACCACGCCGACGAGCTGCCGGTGGAGGCGGCGAAGCGGGAGCTGGTCGAGGAGGCCGGTCTGAGCGCCGGGCGCTGGGAAACACTGGTCGACGTGGCCGCTTCGCCGGGCTTCACCGACGAGGTGGTGCGCGTGTTCCTCGCCCGAGATCTGTCCGAAGTGGACAGGGAGATCCTCGGTGAGGAGGAGGCGGACCTGGTGGTGCGGAAGGTGCCGATGGCCGAAGCGGTCCGGATGGCGCTGGCGGGCGAGCTGATCAACGGGGCCACCGTTGGCGGAGTGCTCGCCGCGCACGCCGTGCTCTCCGGCGTGGCCGAGTCCCGCCCGGTGGACGCCCACTGGCCCGATCGGCCCAGCTCGTTCGCCGCGCGTCTTTCGCGCTGA